A stretch of Komagataella phaffii GS115 chromosome 2, complete sequence DNA encodes these proteins:
- a CDS encoding putative cochaperone, regulates activity of Cyr1p (adenylyl cyclase): MTLESLISSGVELIEQGNYLKAIDQFSRALQLSDSSFKAYLNRSIAYQRSQKLDLALKDVDQAIHIAKDLRQSQEYISASYFRKAIILYLLKNYAESYQNILLAQKYHCSDITFPSWKSKIEAKLDSEKSKPVQSVPDSSKAEKPSANEKPLQPTTPSIASKPRIDWYQNSTEVNISIFVKKIDKSSLKVDFAKDSLEVSFPLPDSGEDYTYKIEKLFAKIDPSQSSYTVFGTKLELTLQKIEPIQWNSIEFDQQRQPSTTHEESTLAYPSSSKKKIDWSKLGDDEDEAKDDQSPDAFFQQLYKNADDDSKKAMMKSFIESGGKSLSTNWDNVENKDFSAEAEP; the protein is encoded by the coding sequence ATGACTCTGGAATCTTTAATATCCTCTGGCGTGGAACTGATTGAGCAAGGAAATTATCTAAAGGCAATTGATCAGTTTTCCCGTGCCTTGCAGCTTTCTGATTCCTCCTTTAAGGCTTACCTAAACCGATCAATTGCTTACCAAAGAAGTCAAAAGCTTGATCTGGCATTGAAGGATGTTGATCAGGCAATTCACATTGCGAAGGACCTGAGACAATCCCAAGAATATATCTCTGCATCTTACTTCAGAAAGGCCATAATATTGTATctattgaagaattatGCTGAGAGCTATCAGAATATTCTGTTGGCACAAAAGTATCATTGTTCTGACATAACATTTCCTTCCTGGAAATCCAAAATTGAGGCAAAATTGGACTCAGAGAAATCCAAGCCCGTTCAATCAGTACCTGACTCCAGCAAAGCTGAAAAGCCTTCTGCAAATGAAAAGCCATTGCAACCAACTACCCCTTCCATTGCATCTAAACCAAGAATCGATTGGTATCAGAACTCTACAGAGGTCAATATCTCCATttttgtcaaaaaaataGACAAGTCATCACTAAAGGTTGATTTTGCTAAGGATTCCTTagaagtttcttttcctttgcCTGATTCTGGAGAGGATTACACCTacaaaattgaaaagttgtttGCAAAGATCGACCCATCTCAATCATCATATACTGTGTTTGGTACAAAACTAGAATTAACCTTACAAAAGATTGAACCAATTCAATGGAATTCAATTGAGTTTGACCAGCAACGACAACCATCAACCACCCATGAAGAGTCGACTCTCGCCTACCCTTCCTCCTctaagaaaaagattgattGGTCGAAACTCGGAGATGACGAAGACGAAGCTAAAGATGATCAATCTCCGGATGCTTTCTTCCAGCAATTATACAAGAATGCAGACGATGACAGTAAAAAGGCAATGATGAAGTCCTTCATTGAAAGTGGCGGtaaatctctttcaactAATTGGGATAATGTCGAAAATAAGGACTTTTCCGCCGAAGCAGAACCATAA
- a CDS encoding Mitotic spindle midzone localized microtubule-associated protein (MAP) family member, translating into MMIQEKNGNLDMNTVDYIIEDTNFKHMSIPLLANLNFEIKALIGNATDKIKDLFQNKLSKYMSTFEVLNGYIPDDSLIQNLVSIRSTILHEKLPEVTSLLKEDLSVSSLLIIQAFFNDSTISHLLLSDFEELECNLKLVLKEKDVREKKLAELKSQCQSLWAKLDTEVDANYITEFLLSNNNIHQSSIENYQHELERLNELKLKNAAKFISILRKEIESYWNLLMYTQEEKRNECPEYFVSESTRLDEDLLNKHQLYISENLNVKVEQLKPILNNVERLKELVKEKRELEESCKDSSRLLSRDSFKILKREEQIRTRITKHIPLLLEVLKPQLENYKQEAGKSIIVDGVDVWETINELESKFFKSRIKRTPSRRLNKSAPSSSRSGDGNRRNSSTATTPTRNKVIRSNSTLGVFRTHHNTNGKLLNLKDSYKSKQPGARQGPGPLRPININVNSRGANRMGKPKHVLKVRKPQLVVSKNVNVFSSPERFKDQTPVYLSSEDELDTENKLPAWNMDLETF; encoded by the coding sequence ATGatgattcaagaaaaaaacgGGAATCTGGATATGAACACTGTCGATTATATTATTGAGGATACAAACTTCAAGCACATGAGCATTCCTCTGTTGGCTAATCTCAATTTCGAAATCAAGGCACTAATTGGAAATGCCACCGATAAAATCAAAGATCTCTTTCAGAACAAACTGTCAAAATACATGTCAACATTTGAGGTCTTAAACGGATATATTCCAGATGACTCATTGATTCAAAATCTAGTATCCATCAGGTCCACAATTCTACATGAGAAACTTCCCGAAGTAACTTCGTTACTGAAAGAAGACTTGTCAGTATCATCCCTTTTAATTATTCAAGCATTTTTCAACGATTCAACTATTTCACATCTGTTACTATCggactttgaagaattagaaTGCAATCTGAAATTGgtcttgaaggaaaaagatgtaagagaaaaaaagcTTGCTGAACTGAAGTCACAATGCCAAAGCCTTTGGGCAAAACTGGACACTGAAGTTGATGCCAACTATATTACTGAGTTTTTACTTTCGAATAATAACATCCATCAATCGAGTATAGAAAACTATCAACACGAGTTGGAACGATTGAACGAactgaaactgaagaatgCGGCTAAATTTATCAGTATTCTTcgaaaagaaattgaaagttaCTGGAATTTGTTGATGTACACTCAGGAGGAAAAGAGGAACGAGTGTCCAGAGTACTTTGTGTCAGAGAGCACACGTCTTGACGAGGACCTTTTGAATAAACATCAACTGTACATTAGTGAAAACCTAAACGTCAAGGTTGAACAGTTGAAACCGATACTGAACAATGTCGAGAGACTGAAAGAGTtggtcaaagaaaagcGGGAATTAGAAGAAAGCTGTAAAGATTCTTCCAGGTTGTTATCAAGAGATTCgttcaagattttgaaaagggaaGAGCAAATACGGACAAGAATCACCAAGCATATACCTCTACTTTTGGAGGTGTTAAAACCGCAATTAGAGAACTATAAACAAGAGGCTGGAAAAAGCATAATCGTTGATGGTGTAGATGTTTGGGAAACAATCAACGAACTAgaatcaaagtttttcaagagtCGCATAAAGAGAACTCCCTCGAGGAGACTGAACAAATCAGCACCTTCATCCTCCAGATCAGGTGACGGGAACAGAAGAAACTCAAGCACAGCAACCACGCCGACCAGGAATAAAGTCATACGCTCAAATTCTACACTAGGAGTTTTTAGAACTCATCATAATACCAATGGAAAACtattgaatttgaaagataGTTACAAGTCAAAGCAACCTGGAGCGAGGCAAGGGCCAGGACCGTTAAGGCCCATTAATATTAATGTCAATTCCAGGGGAGCAAATAGAATGGGGAAGCCAAAACATGTTTTAAAGGTGAGGAAACCCCAACTGGTAGTGTCCAAAAATGTAAACGTCTTCAGCTCTCCGGAGAGATTTAAAGACCAAACCCCAGTTTATCTCTCCAGTGAAGACGAACTAGACACTGAGAACAAACTCCCAGCATGGAATATGGACTTAGAAACATTTTAG